One segment of Gasterosteus aculeatus chromosome 3, fGasAcu3.hap1.1, whole genome shotgun sequence DNA contains the following:
- the znf622 gene encoding cytoplasmic 60S subunit biogenesis factor ZNF622, whose translation MSYTCISCRVAFADGEVQRAHYKTDWHRYNLKRKVADMPPVTAENFQERVVAQRTAAEQQLSDAAASEGCAVCSKRFSSANAHRNHMQSHKHQQAEKQALLAAERKVEKMNEKNLEKGLGDEKADRDARNEALQQALREQQRPRATRPKAEKLDKPPRLMWLEEQAKRREKEDGATAVEEEWEDVDEEEDDDDEMAEEEEEEEEEETMDEEGADSAAALDPKPADLPGSIPVTDCLFCSHHSKSLVKNIDHMTKVHSFFIPDVEFLVDLRGLVRYLGEKVGAGNVCLWCNEKGRSFYSAEAVQSHMTDKSHCKLFTDGDSALEFADFYDFRSSYPDRKEGEEEMDQAEISDDKNLEYDDERLELTLPSGATIGHRSLMRYYKQRFGTQRVVVLIRNRNAVGRVLRQYRALGWRGDGGSFYQKPKDMQYVQRMKSKWMLRMGMNNNTTRQEHFRAQVIF comes from the exons ATGTCCTACACCTGCATCAGCTGCCGAGTGGCTTTCGCGGACGGCGAGGTGCAGCGGGCGCACTACAAAACGGACTGGCACCGCTACAACCTGAAGCGCAAGGTGGCCGACATGCCGCCGGTCACCGCCGAAAACTTCCAGGAGCGCGTTGTGGCGCAGCGGACGGCCGCCGAGCAGCAGCTCAGCGACGCGGCGGCCTCGGAGGGCTGCGCCGTCTGCAGCAAGAGGTTCTCCAGCGCCAACGCCCACCGGAACCACATGCAGTCCCACAAGCACCAGCAGGCCGAGAAGCAGGCGCTGCTCGCCGCCGAGAGGAAGGTGGAGAAGATGAACGAGAAGAACCTGGAGAAGGGCCTCGGCGACGAGAAGGCGGACCGCGACGCCAGGAACGAGGCCCTGCAGCAGGCCCTCAGGGAGCAGCAGAGGCCGAGGGCGACGAGGCCGAAGGCGGAGAAGCTGGACAAACCCCCCAGGCTGATGTGGCTGGAGGAGCAGGCCAAGAGGCGGGAGAAGGAGGACGGCGCCACGGCGGTGGAAG AAGAGTGGGAGGACGTtgacgaggaagaagatgatgatgatgagatggcggaggaagaggaggaggaggaagaagaggagacgatGGATGAGGAGGGAGCTGACTCGGCGGCTGCGCTGGACCCCAAACCCGCCGACCTGCCGGGTTCGATCCCCGTCACCGACTGCCTGTTCTGCTCCCACCACTCCAAGTCCCTCGTGAAGAACATCGACCACATGACCAAAGTCCACAGCTTCTTCATCCCCGACGTGGAGTTCCTGGTCGACCTCCGTGGCCTCGTCCGCTACCTCG GAGAGAAAGTGGGCGCTggaaacgtgtgtttgtggtgCAACGAGAAGGGGAGGTCCTTCTACTCAGCAGAAGCAGTTCAGAGTCACATGACGGACAAAAGCCACTGCAAGCTCTTCACAGACGGAGACTCGGCTCTGGAGTTCGCAGACTTCTACGACTTCAG gAGCAGCTACCCggacaggaaggagggagaagaagaaatggaccAGGCAGAGATCTCTGATGACAAGAACCTGGAGTACGATGATGAGAGGCTGGAGCTGACTCTCCCCTCAG GCGCTACGATCGGCCACCGCTCCCTCATGCGCTACTACAAGCAGCGCTTCGGGACCCAGCGGGTGGTGGTTCTGATCCGCAACCGGAACGCCGTGGGCCGGGTCCTCCGGCAGTACCGCGCTCTGGGCTGGAGGGGAGACGGAG gcTCCTTCTACCAGAAACCCAAAGACATGCAGTACGTCCAGAGGATGAAGTCCAAGTGGATGCTGAGGATGGGCATGAACAACAACACCACCCGGCAGGAGCACTTCAGGGCCCAGGTCATCTTCTAA